One Rhodothermaceae bacterium DNA segment encodes these proteins:
- a CDS encoding type II toxin-antitoxin system death-on-curing family toxin — translation MCNHHYHITWDDAIDAHDEALVDGGAPGILNEHAIRSALARPYHGYFKSLHEKVAALMHGIISNHGFIDGNKRTAFYLAELLIRRSGCKLLASNDLMVDMITSVARGEMTFEELTEWLREQIVSVENP, via the coding sequence ATTTGTAACCATCACTACCACATAACATGGGATGACGCGATTGATGCCCATGATGAAGCCCTTGTTGATGGTGGAGCGCCGGGTATTTTGAATGAGCACGCGATTCGGTCAGCTTTGGCACGGCCGTATCACGGGTATTTTAAGTCTCTCCATGAGAAGGTTGCTGCCCTGATGCATGGGATTATTTCCAATCACGGATTCATAGACGGAAACAAACGAACCGCATTTTATCTGGCGGAACTGCTTATTAGAAGGAGTGGATGCAAACTATTGGCCAGCAATGATCTCATGGTCGATATGATTACATCTGTTGCTCGTGGAGAAATGACTTTTGAGGAGTTGACAGAGTGGCTTCGTGAACAGATTGTATCCGTTGAGAACCCTTAA